The nucleotide sequence GCCGTCATCGGGCTCTGCGCGGGCATGGCCGTCAGCGTCTTTTGGCTTCTCGGCGCCGCGATGATTGCACCCGAGTCGACTGCCTTGTGGGCGCTGGCGCCAGTGCCGATTGGTTCCCTGGCTGGAGCGCTTGCTGGCGCGGTGCTGCCCCGATAGCGTCACCACACCTGCTATTCTGTAGCGCAGCACCTGCCGACGCTGCCTCGATGATGCGCTACTCCACCTTGATCGCCGCCGCCGTTCTCGCCCTCCCTGTATGCGCATCGGCGCAGATATACCGATGCGAAACGGAATCCGGAACCGTGTTCTCCCAGGCGCCATGCGCGCCGGATGCGGAGCGGGTGGAGGGTGATGACAGCTACGACTCTGAGGCCGCCGCCAAAGCTGAGGCGAGAACACAGCGCATAATGTCCGATTGGCAGCGGGAGCGGCAGCAACGCCTGGAGAACCGGGCACGGTGGCGGGCGGAGCAAAGGCAGGAACGCGAGGCGGAACGGCGGCGTGAGGAGCTAAATCGGCAGGCGCGGCGCGGGAACATCCAGCGGGGCGCCGATTGCGACGTCGCCACCTCGGCTGCTGGCCGGCCCGACCGCGTAAACGAGGGTAGCGATGCGCGCGGTGAGTGGCAGCAGTACGTCTATGAGGACGGCGGCCAGACCCGTTACGTCCATTGCCGCGATGGCAAGGTGACGAGCTCGAGCCGCTGGGGCGGCGACTAGACAAACGACACCGCGCTCTCCTCTGCCCAGTACGTCTCCCCGGTAACCGGGTGCTGGCTGCCGTAGTAGCGAGTATGGCTTGAGGTGCCGGCGTCAATGGTCCCGGTGGCCTCGCCGGCGGGGCCGAGGGCGCCGATGTAGAGGTTGTTGACGATGATGCCGCCGAAGGTGTCCGCCTGGCGGATGTGGTAGCCGATGAGGGTGGGCGAGTAGCGGATCATGCGGGCGGTGTCTTCGCCCTGGCCAGCGCCGCAGAGGTCCATCGGCCAGCCGAGGCTGTTGGTGACGAAGGCGTCGCTGACGGTTGTGGCGCCGGAGCCGAAGACCTCATCCTCTGCGATCTCGCGGCTGGTGTTGCTCGTGCCGCCGCCTCCCCAGCTCATGGACCAGGTGTCGGTCCGGAAGACGTTGTCCGAGCCCGTGGCGCCGTCCCACACCTCGTCGCGCTCGACGTTGACGGTCCAGCTGATGGACTGCGAGCCGCCGCCGGAGACGGCCACCGTCATGCTCACGCTCTCGTCGCTCAGGCAGGTGCGGGTGAGCTCGGTGTCGACGCTGCCAGTCGGATCCGGCGCGTCGAGCACCAGGCTGGCGCTGAGCGAGCCGGTGATCTCGCGCAGGGTATCGCTCGCGTCGTAGACCAGGGCGAGGATGCGGCCGGCGGTGCTGAGGGTGGCGGTGCCCTGCTCCTTGACCACGGTGATGACGCGCGTGCCATCCGGCGGGCTGGAGTAGATGGTGCCGTCGTTGGCGTCGATGTAGTACGTCTCGCGTGGCGGCCAGCTCTCGCTGGTGCTGCCAAGCGTCTGCGCCCGTGTGCGCAGGACGCTTATCTCGGCGCTGACCGCGCTCCCCGGGCCGGACAACACGCACTCGAGGAAACCGAGCGTGCGCACCGACAGGCTGCCGTTGCTGGCCGGAAGATAGAGCATGAGCACCGCGCGGCTGCCATCGCGCGTAGTGCTCTCGATGCTGATGGCGGCGTCTTCCGTCGGGCCCGGGCCGTTGCGGATCTCGTTATCCGCTGGGGTGGCCTGCCCCCAGTCGCTCACGACGACGCTGTAGCTGTGCACCGCTTCGGCGCCGCCCCATCGGCCGAAGCGCCGGAGCTCCAGGGTGAGGGTCTGCGGATCCCATCCGCTCTGGCGGCCCGAGAGGCTGACTAGCCACGGCACACCGTCGGAATCGAAGTACACCCAGTCGGCGCCGATGAAGACGCCATAGATTTGCTTGCCGGTTCCGCCGCCGCCCATGATGGCCGCCTCGGCGGCGCCGGGCGCCTGGACCGCCTGGGCGCCGCCCCGCTGGTAGAACTCCCCGCCGCCCGGCTGGCTGTAGCTCTCGCCGTTAACCTGGTTGCCCTGGATCACGCCGCTGAAGGGGTGGCGCATGGCGGCTGGCCAAGCCAGCCCCGGCGGCGCGTTGCGCCCGGGCTGTGGCATGTGCGTCGTCATTCAGGCGGATCCGGGTCGGCGAACTCGAGGACCACGGGCTGCGCGTTGGCGTCCTCCATGACCAGTGAGGCCAGGGGCTGCCAGTCGAACTGGAACAGGCCGTCGCTGGTGGTGATGGTGCGCACCGGGTGGTAGGTGCGCTGGCTCGGGTCGCGCTCGGTGAGCGGACTGGCGATGCCCGCGCCGGAGCCGCCCTGAGCGGCCTCGCCCACACCAACGCCGGCCGGCACGGGCCCTGGGTTCTCCAGCGGGCGCAGTCGCGCGCGCTGCGGCTCGAGGCTCTGCAGCCGCCGCATCTCCTCCCGGATCGTCACACCTGGCGCTCCCGCAGCGTGTTGCACTGAAGCTTGAGCTCGGTGCTCTGCGAGACGGCCGTGGTCTCCGGGTCGATGCGCGCCCAGATCTCGACGGCATTGGCCGCGCCTCCGAGCACCTGCGCACCGAGCGCGAGTGATGCCCCCGGGGTGGCGGTGCTGAGGTCCGCCTGCGTCAGCGCCAGCCGGACGTTGCCGGCCTCCTGCCCGCTGCCGACGGCGGCATCCACGATGGAGACGACAATGTCGTCCACGCCGGGGTTCGAGTCCGCGAGCACCTTGCGCGTGTCGTCGGGGCTGCCGAAGTAGACGACGTGATCCTGCGGATTGCTGGCGTCCACGGCGTGGACGCTGGGCAGCTCGGCGAGGACGCCGTTCAGCTGAGCGTCCCCGAAGAAGTCGAAGGTCAGGGCCATGCGGTGAGCTCCTCGATAGTGAGCGTCAGTTCATCGTCGGGCACCGCTACCTCGTAGGCCGCCTCGCGCTCCGCCTGGATGGCCTCGCGGCCGATCTCGGGCATCTCCACGCGGAAGCGCTGCGGGTAGACGGGCGCGTCGAAGTCGGTGCGCGGCTCGCGGTTGCCGGTGTAGCCAAGCCACGTCTCGTTGTACGGCAGGGCGCCGGCCTCGCCGCCGAAGCGCGAGGAGAGCTGCACCTTCGGGGGCGGCTCGGCCGGGGCGACGGTGTCTGGCCGAGTCGGGGCGGTGACGGGGTCGTCCGTCGCGCCGCCGCCCTGGGAGACGGCGATCTCGCACGCCGTCACGGCGCGGCCCGTCTCGAAGTCCAGCGTGTGTCGTACCT is from Spiribacter halobius and encodes:
- a CDS encoding DUF4124 domain-containing protein, whose amino-acid sequence is MMRYSTLIAAAVLALPVCASAQIYRCETESGTVFSQAPCAPDAERVEGDDSYDSEAAAKAEARTQRIMSDWQRERQQRLENRARWRAEQRQEREAERRREELNRQARRGNIQRGADCDVATSAAGRPDRVNEGSDARGEWQQYVYEDGGQTRYVHCRDGKVTSSSRWGGD